In Pan paniscus chromosome 1, NHGRI_mPanPan1-v2.0_pri, whole genome shotgun sequence, the DNA window atctgtgtaacaaaattgcaccagtagcccttaaatttatacagataagaaaataaaagaataaataaaatgtgcactACTTCTTGCGGGCTGTcttaagaaagatttttttatcCCCTCCATGTGAAAAATATAATAGGGTGCTGAGACAatatatcaacaacaacaacaacaacaacaaaaaaccctcaacatGTATTACTCTGTGCCACTCATTGTTCTGAGTGCTTTACAAGAACCAATTCATTCCACCCTTGTAACAGACTGTACAAGACAATACTaatgtttcttgtatttttaagaaaacacaaGTGAAGCACAGATAGGTTAAGTAACCTGCTCGAAGACACATGGCATGAGTGACCGAGCCTGGTGTTGAAGCCAGTTCATGTCTCATGCTTTACCTGAATCACATACTCTAGTTACTAGTCCACTCTGATGTTACAGTAATCGCCTCACCACGCACCAGCCCTAAAgagttcaacacacacacacacacaccacacaccagccCTAAAgagttcaacacacacacacaccacgcacCAGCCCTAAAgagttcaacacacacacacaccagccctAAAgagttcaacacacacacacaccacacaccagccCTAAAgagttcaacacacacacacacacacacacacacacacacacacagagttctcATTCCCCATTATTGATCCATTTTCTCTGCTCTTCTGGTCTTCTGGGATTTGCCATTAATTGTAAGAACTCCACGCTCTCACACCACCTCAATTATCAGCTAATCCCTTAGAcactaattaaataaaacatcagGGATAATTTCACAGCCAGAGGAGAGCAAGTTTTTACTCTCACGTCTGGGGAGAATGAGCAGGGCCCTTATAGAAAACAGTGGAGAGAATGAGGTCAAGTTAAATCTGAGGGATAATTTTGAAATGAACAGAGAGCGTGACACGGGCACCGTGTGTTGCCTGAAAGCTTTATCCTCGGAAGTAACCTCCACCATGTCAAGGTACCTATAGGCACTCTGGGGGACTGAGGTTAAGGCAGATCCACCGACCTCACGTACTACCAAGGGAGCGTCCGGGAAACCCTGAGTCTCCCCAGCAAGCCTGTTGCAACGGACAGCAGACTCCTTCTAGACTGAGAATAATCTCTCAGACTTGCTCAGAGGGTTGGGTTCCAGTAAATGGTAAGGTCCCAGCAGCCCATCAGAGGAAATGTGCTGTGTCTTCCTGGAATATGAAGAGCATTTCTAGTAAGTCCATCCTTAAATGTCCCTCCGCGACTAAGGCCAACACAGACTGCAATATAGCCTTCAGTCCTAAACCAAGTCTTCTGTAGGAGCCAGGAACCCTGGAGGTGAGTGATTCATCCTCAACTCCAGTCAAACTGAAATCTCTACAGTGCAGTGGAGGATGGATGCGGCAGTATTAATCCTGGGCTCTGCTGGAGACCAAGGGCACGTGAGGTGGAGGATGGATGCGGCAGTATTAACACTGGGCTCTGCTGGAGACCAAGGGCACATGAGGTGGAGGATGGATGGGCAGTATTAACCCTGGGCTATGCTGGAGATCAAGGGCACGTGAGGTGGAGGATGGATGGGCAGTATTAACCCTGGGCTCTGCTGGAGACCAAGGGCACATGAGGTGGAGGATGGATGGGCAGTATTAACCCTGGGCTATGCTGGAGACCAAGGGCACATGAGGTGGAGGATGGATGGGCAGTATTAACCCTGGGCTCTGCTGGAGACCAAGGGCACATGAGGTGGAGGATGGATGGGCAGTATTAACCCTGGGCTCTGCTGGAGACCAAGGGCACATGAGGTGGAGGATGGATGGGCAGTATTAACCCTGGGCTATGCTGGAGATCAAGGGCACGTGAGGTGGAGGATGGATGGGCAGTATTAACACTGGGCTCTGCTGGAGACCAAGGGCACGTGAGGTGGAGGATGGATGGGTCGATGAACAATGGCCACGCATTAAGCAGCAAATGTAAAATTGTGTTGTGTGGTTTTATCTAGAAAAGAGAGCCGGGAGCAGAACAGGATGCTCTGCCTGGAGGTAGGCATGCTGTCTGACACTCGTCTGAACAGTGGACGCTGCACACAGTGTGTGGGGACCCTGAGTCCCTTTCCTCCGCTTCCTCCTATTTTTGAGGCTGCTGAATCACAGTCACAAGGGCAGTACTGAGCTGAGCAGGGccatggaaagagagaaaaagagaatgcaAAGCTGAATAGTATCAGTCCCCGAGAAAGCAAGCTTCAGgttgaaaaatctgaaaaagaccACATAAAAAGGCGATGACGTGTGGTGGTGGTAGGGGGAGGCATGTGCAGAGGGGCTGACCCTGCCTGAGCCACACGCTGAGGGCTGTGCAGCCATATCCTCCCTCCCATAGGCCCATCACTGCTGGGTCccagctccttctcctcctcttcccttcgtCCCCAGCACTAGAAGGAATAACTGACGAGGCTCAGGACTCTACCTACCTCCAGAATAAGGAGCTATTTGAGGGGTGAGGCTTTTAGATTTGCTAACAAAATCAATAATCATTTTTGTGAATTAATTGCATTCCTCATGCTATGAATGACATAATATGTAAGACATGTTCATGTTCTCATTagtgggacttgaacaatgagaacacatggacacagggaggggatcatcacacaccggggcccatCAGGgagtgggggctaggggagggagagcattatgagaaatacctaacgtagatgtcgggttgatggatgcagcaaacaaccatggcacatgtatacctgtgtaacaaacctccacgttctgcacatgtatcccagaacttaaactataattaaaaaaaaaagaaagaaaaaagaaattacaatctccctaaaaagtaaaaaattaacatattggAAATGATTACCAAATGATACAGCAAATTTACAATTTTTCCATTAGGCGAggtctttaatatttttcaggtTTACAGGGTGTTTAACGAGGTCATGCATGTAAAAGGGAAACTggactgggtgaggtggctcacgcctgtaatcctagcactttgggaggccaaggtgggaggatcacttgagcctaggagttcgagactagtctgggcaatagcaagaccccatctctatttattttaagtaaataaaaaataaagttttttaaagggGAACTGTTTGTTACCTTTGAGAGTGACAGATTATGACATCCAGAGGCTTATGAGGAAGTAATTTCCCCTCCGTGTGAACCAGCATTGGATTTTTAAATAGCTTACCCTGTGGACTCATACCCCAGTCCCTGAACGAGGTGAACTTCTTAATCTTTCTGAACCTCTCAGATTTCCAGAGTTATTGAAATGGGATATGGGAAGGCTCATATGGGGTGCCTAGTGCACAGAGAGCTGGTGGGTGCTCATTCAGTGTGCACTTCCCTTCTCCTCTCAATGCTAGGAATTTGTTTAATCTTTCAAATTAAAGTGTTATGAAAAATTAGACCTCAGATCCACTGTGGCAATAGGCATATTCATGTCCTCAAACCCCTTTGTACTGTGGGAGCTACAGAAGATGATGAATAGTGTTAAATTAGTGAGGGCAGTTAAAGGAAAGAAACCGGGCTGTCCTGAAACCAGAGGCGGGAcatgaagggaagggaaggacgTAAGATTCCCAAGACATTCCTGCTATTCCCAGCAGGAGGATGTGCACTTCCCCAGTCCTGACACAGGATGAGAAAGGACTGTGCATGCACAGGGACACTAACTACATTGCAGAGGCTGCTGAGTGACACTGAGAATAAAGATGAAGAGGTGGAGTTGAGGCTGGGCTTGTGTGCTCTCAAGCCCCTGTGCCAGCTAACGTCTCGATTGTACTTGTTAGACTCCTGTCTAAGAAAAAGCATGCCATTGAACCAGGACTGCAAATGCAAACAAATAAGGAGAAAGGGGCTCTTAAATAAGGAGAAAGGggctctttctctttttgtgatgAAAGAGTCCGTGTTATTATCAGTTCAGGAAAATATTGCTATCATTAAGCCTTGTCCCCAAGACTCTCTTGAGTGTAATCCCAATGATGGCTTCCGCAGCTGAACAGAGCCTGGACCAGGCTATCCCGGTTGTGGGATGGGAGGCTGCATTCTAGACTGAAGAAAGAGACCCTTTGGACTAATAAGCAATAAAATCCTATGACCATGTTTCTGTTTGCCCATCTCATAAGCTGCTTTCTAGGAATTCCACACACTGCTGTAAATTTGATTTTCCATCTTGTGTGATGGAGTAGGTAACAATGTGTTCCATCAAGCTTCAGCAGAGATTTCAGCGGCAAATGTCAGGGATAAGAGGtagatgatatagatatagagatataaatattaaTCATAAGGATTATATATCCTACAGGGAATTATATATATCTAAGGGTGTATCACAGCCTGTGTCTTCACAGCCTAGCCTGCCAGCAGCCATGGCCTAAGTCCTGCTGTTAAAATACCGTATGGTGGCTGCTAAGGTCCCAGAAGAAACTGCGGGAACTCAGTGTGAACACGATACAATCAGCAGGTAACTCTTGAGCGATGGGTTCTTACGTTTTTGGTAATTGAAACACCTAAAGATATCTTTGCCTTAAGGCCTGAGTCTCAGAAAGATGACTTCGTGTGAGGGTGAGTGAGGGGTTGAAGCTGCCTGCAGAGAGGCAGGTAGCAAGTTCCAAGAGGGGTCCTAGTGGGCGTTTCTGCCCAGGACGGCAGTGGTGAGGATACAGACAGTGCGTGCCTGCAACGATGCAACATCGTGGTGGGATCACAGCATTGTGTGGGTGTTGAATTCTTTAACTTCGGTGCTGAACTAGAGTGAATGAGGAGTAGAACATGAATAGAAAGAACCTCAGTACTTGGCATCATGGTGACTGAAGGGAAGTCAGCCAGAATTAAGATGAAGGAGATGGTTTGAGTCTGGGGGGATGGCTGCCAGGTGAAATTTGGGATGCCTCAGTTCACAATGTCAAAAAGGGGGTGAGAGGTCAGTGAGGAACTGACAACTGTAGATACAGCCTGAGGGATTCCGTCTGAATGCGATGGCGACGTTTGTGGGAACTACTGTGTCCATCCAGGGAAGCAAGGCTGTGCCTTGGGGGATCACCTGTACTTGGGTAGTGGGAAGATGAAAGAAGGTCAAGGAGTGCAGAGGCTAGACACCTACGAAAGCTCCGTGTGGAAACACCTGAACAGAAGGGCATCAGATCCAGGGCatgaggggcagggctgggcagtaTCCAGCTTTGCCATTGAGAAAccgtgggtgtgtgcatgtgtgtgtgtgtgcgtgcgcacgtgcatgcatgtgtgtgcacatgtgtacgtAAGTGTGCACATGTACAGTGGACTATAATTACAAGAAAACCGCTCCTCTCTAATCCCTGCCCCTTTCTCTCCTGTGACCTTCCTCTCCCTCATCTCCCCTTCCCAGGAACTTCTTTTGTCTCAGTCGTTTATGCTACTGCCCTTGCTGCTCCCCATGTCACCAGCTgctctttttttaaagcaaagttcTGGAGAGAATAGTAGTGAAGAGCAGGAGTTTGGCTTTCAGTCCTGGCTTTACCATTTGCTGCCGTGTAACTAAGGTAGACCAGCTGTCCTCCCGAGTTGCTCAGTCAATTAGGGGTGAAAACATGGACCTTGCTGAGATATTAAGGCAACATCAAGTTATTATTCCAGTACCTGGCTCACAGTGAGTGGTAAATAACTTGTCTTTATTATAAATTGCCGCATACATTTACCCCTCTATCTTTCTTGCTTCCttcattctctcatttctttcttcactATCCCTACAACTTCTCCCTTTTCTCCCAGTTTAGGCTCTGAAAAGAAACTCTGGAATCAGAAATCTCAGAAAGAGAAATGTCATAATTCCTTTACTTCTTAATAATTAGACTTAAAAATGTGCTAGCTTGACTTTGCTCGGCCACAGCTCACTGTTTTGACAGGCATCTTGAGCTCATTAGAGATAAGATCACATTCTGTGAAGTTTATTTCATAAGTATTGTTGATAGAATCTGGGAGGAGGTACGATAATTGAGTGTTTCACAAGAATATTGGCAACTTTCTGACAAAACGTGTGTGGTTTTGAAACTAGAGAAGCAGGAGGGAAAAACTGAACTTATTCCTCCATTGAAACCCTGGAGTTTGAGTTGTTTTCCAGTAACAGTAGAGTTCTTCAGAATATCAACTGGGGCAGCGGGGAACACCTGTTGCAACATGTAAGCTGAGCAGATCTCCGTTAGTTTTACAGTCTATGCATAAGGTACCAAATCAAGAATAAAAATCCTTCATAAATTATCTGCTTACAGgatttattatgaataatgattaattaattattgtttattaataatatttttcaatcCTATCATGGAGCATATCATCCCCATCAGGAACTGGATGCTTGAGCGATTGTAGGAGGTGAGAAACCAATGGTGCAGTGGAAAGGACCCACGAATCAGCAGGTGGCAACCCAGTTGCTTCCTAACAGCAATGGTTTCAGAAATCAAATTGGCTGTTTTCTAtcactgagaggtgacagctgCTCAGCAAAGAAATTGTGCAGGAAATTGGAATGTCACTCAAGCCATCAGATAAAACCTAGCCCTAGAGGGCAGTCTGATCTTTCCGTAGACAATTCCAGGGGCTACGTTTCTCACGCCAATCAAGAGCTTTCTCCCTGTGCTCAAAATTCCATGGTCTGGGGTCTCATTAACTACCATGACCTATTCAGGGGCTGAAGTAACGTATACCTTGGCTCTTCCACTCCAGAGACTCACAGGACCTAGAATTGTGCTGCTTTTACTGCCAGTGTGAGTGACAgggctgcctgtgtgtgtgtggtcatgAAAGCGGAGATCAGCATGAATCCGGGAGCTGGATGCAAGCGTGAGCCGGTGACAGGGGGTGGTCCTGTCACCCAGCTGCTCACAAAgcccttctgcttgctttatgtCACGGCCCGCCTCCCTCCTACCACTATCTCCCAAAATGGGAAAGCCTAAAAAGGTGGACAATTCCTTGTCGATGTGGATGTAGAGAGAAATCAAACACTCTGACGGTGATGGGAGCTGTAGCACGCTTCGCTCTACCTGGAACATAATTGTCATTCGTGAGGTATTCTTCTCACATACTTAATGTCTCTATCGTCCCCAGGTCTTGGCAATTGAAGGAGGtatttctccccattttacagatgcagaagtTCGGGAGTATTAAATGGTTTAGTTGAGGCCACTGAGTAGGAAGGAGAGCAAAGACACAGAGGCTGCTACTGGGGCTCCTGGTTCTGACCCTTCCGCATCCCAGCGTCTCCACAGAGGTAAGGAGAATCAAACAGGCTATCACCTGGGGAAGGAAGAGTGGATGCAAGAGGGAGGAAAGTGATCAATTCCTCTTCTCAGGTATTATTCATTCCAATTTTCTCAATTTGCCACAGGTGCCAGAAAATGCCGCAACATGAAAAGTGACAACCATAGCTTCTTAGGGGACCCCCCTAAAGCCTTCATCCTTCTGGGTGTGTCTGACAGGCCATGGCTGGAACTCCCTCTCTTTGTGGTCCTCCTGCTGTCCTATGTGCTGGCCATGTTGGGGAACGTCGCCATCATCCTGGCATCCCGGGTGGATCCTCAACTCCACAGCCCCATGTACATCTTCCTCAGTCACCTGTCCTTCCTGGACCTCTGCTACACCACCACGACAGTCCCTCAGATGCTGGTCAACATGGGCAGTTCCCAGAAGACCATCAGCTATGGAGGCTGCACTGTGCAGTATGCAGTCTTCCACTGGCTGGGATGCACGGAGTGCATCGTCCTGGCCGCCATGGCCCTGGACCGCTacgtggccatctgcaagccccTGCACTACGCCATTCTCATGCACCGTGCTCTCTGTCAGCAGCTCGTGGCTCTGGCCTGGCTCAGTGGCTTCGGCAACTCCTTCGTGCAGGTGGTCCTGACCGTGCAATTGCCATTCTGCGGGCGGCAGGTACTGAACAACTTTTTCTGTGAGGTGCCGGCCGTGATCAAGCTGTCATGTGCTGACACCGCTGTGAATGACACCATACTGGCTGTGCTGGTGGCCTTCTTCGTGTTGGTGCCCCTGGCTGTCATCCTTCTCTCCTATGGCTTTATTGCCCGGGCAGTGCTCAGGATCCAGTCCTCCAAGGGACGACACAAGGCCTTTGGGACGTGTTCCTCCCACCTGATGATCGTCTCCCTCTTCTACCTACCTGCCATTTACATGTATCTGCAGCCCCCTTCCAGCTACTCCCAAGAGCAGGgcaaatttatttctctcttctattCCATAATCACCCCCACTCTCAATCCCTTCATCTACACCCTGAGAAATAAAGATATGAAGGGGGCTCTGAGGAGACTTCTGGCCAGGATCTGGAGGCTCTGTGGATGATGAGGACATGAGATGTAGCATCTCCATCAATTAAAGAACACAGCACAAGTCTGTTGTGCACTCAGAGCATCTTTCACTTAAGGAGTTAATACCCAGAGAGCTCAAAAACCCTGTCTTCAAACATCTCACTTCCTGTTATAATGCCCCAAATCCCATAGCGGCAAAGTTCATTTTAAACGTATAATTCTAAGAGGCCATATATTTTTAAGCATTGTTTAAATAGACTTCAATAAGTATGTGTGGAATTATTTCACTTCCAATTtcctgattcttttctcttttcctcttcctatatttcttttattctctccCCATTTGTCTCTTTTCTATTACTCCTAAGTATACACAAGATGAAGCTGAAATACAATCTTATTTTACTTATAATGAATAAGTGTTTTTCTCCATATACTTAAATCTCCACAAATTTTACACGACTTTTTCAAACAATTCCAGGAATGAAGTAGATTGCTATCTTCTtcctgtgattttgattttttttttctctgtagttcACATTTTCTTCTATAGAAAGTTTTTCCatgaaatgtaaactagtacaaacaCTAGCACAACCACGATGGGAAACACTGTGGATccttaaagaacaaaaagtagatctaccatttggtccagcaatcccactgcggggcatctacccagaggaaaataagtcattatacgaaaaagatacttgctcatgcgtgtttatagcagcacaatttgcaactggaaaaatatggaaccatccgggcgcagtggctcatgcctgtaatcccagcactttgggaggccaaggcgggtgaatcacaaggtcaggagttcaagaccagcctggccaagatggtgaaaccccgtctctactaaaaatacaaaaactagctgggcatggtggcacacgcctgtaatcccagctactcaggaggctgaggcagagaattgcttgaacccgggaggtggagcttgcagtgagccgagatcgcgccactgcactccagactgggcgacagagcaagactccatctcaaaaaaaaaagaaaaagaaaatgtgagatatataccatggaaaaatactattcagccataaaaaggaatgaaataatggcattctcaGCAACCTGGCCAGTTTTAACATCCTAATGCCCAaaggttctctttctctctttcaagcTCAGCTATGTGTTTCTGATTACATTATTTATATAGGTTATCAAAGTGTTTGTAGCAGGAAGGCAGTCGGTAATAGTTCACCAAGATGCAGAAACCCAATCTCCAGTTGGTGCTGCTCAGAAGTGCTAACAAGACAGAGTTTGCAACAGAATGTAAATCTCATACTGTTTTCCTTATAAAAATagtcttcagggttttttttaaatgtcagctcATCTAAAAGGTATGTTTAATAATGTGATTGTTTTACATTCTTATACAAGCTCCTTATATCGACAGTTCATAGactacactttgagtagcaaagtGTGGCTACTTTGATGGCTAATTGTATAGAGGAAATAGTATTTCCATCCTGAGCAATTCCATGCGGTTTAAGAGTTGTCCATGTGTAGAGAAGCAATtagtaaatatttccttataaCTTAATGCTCTGTGAAGTATAATAGAGGAACTGTTCCTCGGATGGGATAAATCCAAAATAAGCTGTTATCAACTGAAAGCAAGATGCATCTTCTACATAATACTTCTAGTTAGGAGTGCAGGCTCTGATACTCTCAAACCTTTCCGTCCACGATTTTCAATCTCCTATCCTATCAAAGATGAAATTCCACTCATTACAGTTAGAGTgaggtaactttttaaaaattttctacaaTGGAATCATTTGCCAAAGTGACTTTTAAAATGCACCAAACAATTTAATTTATCTTTAGTGGTTtagagaaataatttgaaaaatttctaggtactcttttttaaaattaagaaaaggaaacaatttaattaaataaataccaaaaagtttTACATATTCCTGAATTTTCAACTAGCTACAAAAAGCATGGATTTTtcttattagaaaacaaaactattacaaaaaatttaaataaataaatagctgccATAAAATTTCAACATAATATATAGTCAACTAGTTCTGTGTTATGGTCAGTTAATAGAAAGATAGCGGGAATGATGATATGAGCAAAAGTAaacagaacaaagaagaaaaaaagataggaaaaagaaagttagacagtgagaagagaaaaataaagaaagtgcTTTATTGAATGAGCTAATTACATGAGGTCACCAAGAGGAACATCCTCTAACTGAGGCGCTGTGATGACAACAACATCCCATGCTGTCATTGTCCTGGTGTCTTCCTCACCCGGGCGTAAAGGAGATGCCCAAGCTCTGTACACGAAGGCATCGTCGGCAAGCTCTCTTCTCCGACACTCCACCGGAAGGATCACAGAGCTGTGGTCTTGGCCTGGATGGATCGCAGCTCTCTCCACCTGAGGGCCCCCAGCTGGAGGGACCGGAGAACGCTGGCGTCTGGCAGCCCCGTTTCCACTCCTACCAAGAAGGCTCAAAGACGACGGTCAGCTCAGGCTTTTCTTCTTGAAGTGTTTCTAACGCACTTTTTGTCTCATAATTGAAATACATTTCAGACAACCTGTAAAAGCAAATAGAAAGCCTGGGTTGCACTCTTCAGATAACTCTGTCAGAGTCGTTAACCTTAAAAGTCTCATCTCTTCATTTCCCTAAACTCCACACacttctaaaatgtaaaaaaaaaaaaaaaaaaaaaaaaaagagggaccaCAACTCCCAGAGTGCTCCGCGTCCTCGCCGCCGTCGCCGCCGTCGCCGCCGCCGAGACCAAGATGGCCGCGAGACTCCGCACCTTCTGCAAGAATGCCTGGGCCAAGGAGCCGGTGCTGGTCGTGTCCTTCGTCATTGGGAGCCTCAGACCCCCAGGGCCCCAGCCTGGAGTGGCTGAAGAAACTGTGAGCACCTCCAATGACAGAGGAGGCCCCTCCCACGGCTCCCAATAaaaatgtgggggaaaaaaaaaaaaaaagctctaagtGCCCAATGTGGTTCCTGTTATATTTTTAACTATCTAGTTGGG includes these proteins:
- the LOC100985210 gene encoding olfactory receptor 2B11 — its product is MKSDNHSFLGDPPKAFILLGVSDRPWLELPLFVVLLLSYVLAMLGNVAIILASRVDPQLHSPMYIFLSHLSFLDLCYTTTTVPQMLVNMGSSQKTISYGGCTVQYAVFHWLGCTECIVLAAMALDRYVAICKPLHYAILMHRALCQQLVALAWLSGFGNSFVQVVLTVQLPFCGRQVLNNFFCEVPAVIKLSCADTAVNDTILAVLVAFFVLVPLAVILLSYGFIARAVLRIQSSKGRHKAFGTCSSHLMIVSLFYLPAIYMYLQPPSSYSQEQGKFISLFYSIITPTLNPFIYTLRNKDMKGALRRLLARIWRLCG